TCCGTCCTGCTGATGATCGCGTTCGGGCGCGAGCGCGCGATTGCGCCGGCGGCCTTGCTGAAGGGCTCGCAGCTCACGCTGAAGCAACTGGCCGATCCGGACTTCACCGTGCTGGCCGCGCAGGAGCTGACGGTCGCGTCGAACCTGCTGGCGCTCACCGGCGACGAGCCCGGCATCGGCCTGACGGTCGGCCTGTCGTACCAGCTGTCGGCCTACGGGTTGCTCGGATACGGGCTGCTGAGCAGCGCGACCGGCATGGACGCCGTCGCGCTCGCCGGCCGCTATCTGGCGCTCACCTATACGTTCGTCGGGATGACGTACCGTCGCGCCGGTCGACACGACGCGATCGTATTCGACGCGTCGCCGGAACTATCGGCGCCGCTGCAGCGTTTCTTCGTCGAGCGCGCGATGGGCGCGACCTGCCGCGTGCTGCGCGACGTGATCGGTGATGCGTTCGAGCTCGCGACATTCGATGTCGGATACGACGTGGAGCCGGGCGGCCGGCAGGTGCTCGGCACGCGGGTCCGGTACGGGCGGCCGGGCAATGCGATCACGTTCGAGCATGCGCAGCTCGAACGGCCGTTGCCGCAGGCCAACGCCGCGACCGCCGCGATGTGCGAGCGCATGTGTGCGGAGCTGGTCTCGCGCCGGCGCACGCGCGTCGATTTCGTGTCGTTCCTGAATGAATACCTTGCCACGCGGCCGTTCGATCGGCCGCCGCAGCTGAAGGACATCGCGACGCTGCTGAACACGAGCGAGCGCACGCTCAAGCGCCGGCTGCAGGAAGAGGGCGCGTGCTTCCGCGACATCTCCAATGCGGTGCGCAAGACGCGCGCGCAGGCGCTGCTCGCCGAAGGGCGGCTGTCGATCAAGGAGATCGCGGAGGAACTGGGATTCAGCGACATGTCGTCGTTTTCGCAGGCATACAAGCGCTGGACCGGTGTCGCGCCGAGCGTGTCGAGGCTGGCTGGAACACCTTCGTAGCGGGCGCGATGCGGGGTGCGGTTGACCCGCCCGCGCGGACAGTTCATCGTGTCGGTTCCCCGCCGATTCACCGGCCTCCCACGGAATGACTTGCCATGAAACTGTTGCTCGTCGGCGCGACCGGGCTCGTCGGCCGCCACGTCCTGGAAGCCGCACTGGCCGACGCGCGGGTGGACCAGGTCGTCGTGCTCGCGCGCCGGCCGTTGTCGCCGCATCCGAAAATGCGCGCGCTGATGGTTGACTTCGACCACCTCCCCGAGGCGGCCGACTGGTGGCAGGCCGACGCGGTGATCTGCACGCTCGGCACCACGATGCGCGTCGCGGGCTCGCAGGCCGCATTCCGCCGCGTCGATCACGACTATCCACTCGCGGTCGCGCGTCTCGCGCATCGGTTTGGCACGCCGACCTACGTACTCAATTCCGCGCTCGGCGCCGACCCGGGCTCGCGTATCTTCTACAACCGCGTGAAGGGCGAGGTCGAGCGCGCGCTGGCAGGCATCGGGTTCGCGTCGCTCACCTGCGTGCGGCCGGGACTGATCGGCGGCAGCCGCGACGAATTCCGGTTCGGCGAACGGATGCTGGTGTTTGCGTTGAGCGTCGTCGGGCCGCTGCTGCCGCGGAAGTGGCGCGTGAATCCCGCGCCGCGCATTGCCCGCGCGCTGCTCGATGCCGCGCTCGAGGCGCGGCCGGGTGTGCATGTTGTCGGATCGGAGCGGCTTGCCTGACCCGTGGCGGTCGGCACGCTGCCCCATACCCGGCCCGCACGGACGAGCGAGCCGACTGCCTGCGCCGACTATCGCGCACGAAACCGTCGAGCACGCCGAACTGTTCCGCGAGCGCATCGCGCAACGCATCCGGCGCTTCGCCGCCGTCGCCACCGGCGCCACCGGCGCCACCGGCGTCGCGCACGGTGACGGCCGACGCGCTCCCGCAAGACTGTTTCGTCATACCAAGCGATAGTGCAGACGTGGCGCGCACGCCGACCTACGATGAAGACATCGCGTCCATCGTCTGCCCGACCGTGTGCACCCACTACCGCGCCCCTGATGAAGACCCGGGTATCAGCGAGCTGAGGATCGGCATCGGCGATCTGTTTCGTCGCGATCCGTGGGAACCCGACGTATATCCGGATTACGCGGCGCCTATCGCGTGCGCCGACGGCGACGGTCTCGCGGTCGTCAGCGCGGTGTTCGGCTTCTGGCCGAAGTTCATGCAGCCCGAGCGCCTCGACGAGAACGGCCGCAAGCGAAAGAAACTCGATACGGTGAACGCGCGCGCGGAAACCGTCGGTTCTTCGCGGCTCTACGGCAACGCCTGGCGCAACGGCCAGCGCTGCCTGATTCCGGTGCGATGGATCTTCGAGCCCTGCTACGAAACGGGCCGCAACGTATGGCACCGGATCGGTGCCGACGGCTGGCAACCGTGCTGCATCGCCGGCCTCTGGCGGCGTTACGAAACGGTCGGCGGTCGCGAGTGCATCGGCATGACGATGCTCACGGTCAATGCCGACGATCATCCGCTGTTCGCGCGCATGCATCGGCCCGGCGACGAGAAGCGCGGTGTCGTGATCCTGCGCCGCGACGACTACGACGAATGGCTGCACACGCGCGACATCGAAGCTGCGCGACGCATGCTGATTCTCCTGCCCGCCGGCGCCATGATCGCCGCACCCGATCAGGCATCTTCCGCCGGCACCTGAGGTTTCGTTTTCCCTGCATTGTTCATACGCGCAGCCGACGCCTCCGGTCGCCGGCGGCACGCCGTTTCCGGGACGATCTGCCAGACTGCCGGACACCGGGTAATCACCGATTTCGGCCTGGTTGTATATACAACATCATCCGCTGGCATTGTCGGCACGGGTCGTGCCGGCCGCGCGCCCGCATGCAGACCTTGCGTGGCGCGTGCTTCGGCGATCCACCGCGCGCCGCGCCCGGCGAGGCGAAACGGGCGGCTCGGCACGTTCCCCGTCTCGCCAAGACCATTTGCGATCCTCAGTATCCTGGAGATTTTCCCGTGTCAACGAATCCGAGTGGAAAAGCCGGTGCCCTGATCGAGGTACGCTCGATCGATTTCATTCCCGACGCGGAGCGCCACGGCGGCCTGCTGAGCCAGTTCACGCTGTGGCTGTCGGCGAACATGCAGATCACGGCCATCGTCACGGGGGCGCTGGCCGTCGTGCTCGGCGGCGACGTGTTTTGGTCGCTGGTCGCGCTGCTGCTCGGCCAGCTCGTCGGCGGCGCGGTGATGGCGCTGCACGGCGCGCAGGGGCCGCAACTCGGCTTGCCGCAGATGATCTCGAGTCGCGTGCAGTTCGGCGTCTACGGCGCGATGATCCCGATCGTGCTCGTGTGCCTGATGTACGTCGGTTTTTCCGCCAGCGGCTCGGTGCTCGCCGGGCAGGCCGTCGCGCAGCTGCTGCACGTCGACGACGCGGCCGGCATCCTGCTGTTCGCGGCCGTGATCGTCGTGCTGACCGTGTTCGGCTATCGCGCGATCCATTTCGTCGGGAGGATCGCGAGCGTGATCGGCATCGTCGCGTTCGTCTACATGTTCGCGCAGTTGTTCGCGAACCACGATGTCGGCGCGCTGCTCGCGAACCGGCACTTCTCGCTCGCGAGCTTCCTGCTGTCGATGTCGCTGTCCGCTTCGTGGCAGATCGCGTTCGGCCCGTACGTCGCCGATTACTCGCGCTACCTGCCGCGCTCGACGTCGTCGGCCGCCACGTTCCTCGCAGTTGGCCTCGGCTCGGTGATCGGCGCGCAGGCGGCGATGGTGTTCGGCGTGTTCGCGGCCGCGCTGGCCGGCAGCCAGTTCGCGCACCATGAGGTGTCCTATATCGTCGGCCTCGGCTCGACGGGCGCCGTGGCTGCGTTGCTGTATTTCAGCATCGCATTCGGCAAGGTGACGGTGACCGCGCTCAACGCATACGGAAGCTTCATGTCGATGGCGACGATCGTCAGCGGGTTTCGCGGCAAGCGGGCGGTGTCGTCACGCAGCCGTCTCGTGTACATCTTCGGGATGATCTGCGTGTCGACGCTGATCGCGCTCGCCGGCCGCCATTCGTTCCTGAAGGAATTCACCGCGTTCATCCTGTTTCTGCTTGCGTTCTTCACGCCGTGGAGCGCGATCAACCTGGTCGACTATTACTGCTTCACGCGCTCGCGCTACGACGTGCCGGCGCTGTCCGATCCGGACGGCCGTTATGGCCGCTGGAACATGATGGCGATCACGATCTACGTGCTCGGCATCCTGGTGCAGCTGCCATTCATGTCGACGCACATCTACACGGGTCCGCTCGTCGACGCGCTCGGCGGCACCGACATCTCGTGGATCCTCGGCCTCGTCGTGCCGGCTGTGCTGTACTACGTCGGCGCGCGTGCATCGCGACGCAGCATCCCGGAGCGCCTGATCCTGCCGCTCGAACGCGGCGAGGTTCACCACTGAGCGGACTGACGCATCGCGTCGCGCGTCGTGCCGACCGGCGGCTGGAACGAGCGGCCAGGTACACAGAGCCCCGACGCGGCCGGCAACTGAGCCGTACATCCCGGCGCGGGCGTTTTTCAGTTCGTCCGCGATCTCGGGCAAGAGGTTTATCGGCGAGAACTCGATGTGCCGATGCCGAACACCCGGCCACGCGCGCGCAGCGGCAGCGCGACGCCGCCGCCCGGCCGGGAAGGGGAAAAAGTCGCGCTGTTCACGCGATGAGCGCCTGCAATCAGTCGGCAACGGCACCGCGTCGGTGCGGACAATGTGAAGTGTGCCTGCATGATTTTTGCGGCAGAAGCCGCGCTCGCGCGAAATTGTCTCGATTCGATGCGAACAATGCAGCGCGGAGAGGCAGCATGCGCGTTCGAGCCGCGAGGAGCGGGTTTCGACGATTCGCCAGCGGGCTCGCCATGGAAAAAAGCCCCGGTCACAGGGGGCCATGACCGGGGCGAAAAGCATCCTCTCTTTGGCACGAGGGTTGGATGCGGGCGCAGTATATTGCGGGGCCCAGCCTTTCGAAATGACGTTAAACGGCCTCTTTTGGCGTCAATTTCAAAATTCCGACGCGGCGGCATCGTTCGTCACCGATCTGAAAGATTTTTCGTGCGATCGAGCAAATGTTTAGTGTGCGAGGACGGCGGGGCGGCCCGCCGCCGGCGCGCGGGGCGCGTGCCAGCGGTCGATCATTCCGCGTGGCCGGCCGCGTCGCGCACCGCCTCGAGAAATCGCGCGACGACGGGAGACGCCGGCACCGCCGCACCGTCGAATACGAACTCGATATCGAAGCGGCTCGCGAGTTCGTCGAGCGCGACGAGCCGGACCGTGCGTGGGCACGTCGGGGACGCGCTTTCCGGCACGAACGCGCAGCCCATGCCCGCCGCCACGAGACCGATCAGCGTCGGGATGTCGCTGCCCACCTGCGCGATGCGTGGCGTGAAGCCGGCTCGTTCGCACTGCGCCATCAGGAAGCGGTGGTGCGCGGCGGAGCGCTGCGCGTCGAACCAGACGAACGGTTCCCGCGCGACGTCGGCGAGCGTGCGCGGCGCGCGGAAGCGGCCGCCGGGCGGCGCGGGCATCGCGAGCACGAAGCGGTCGCTCAGCAGCCGCACGCCCGACAGATGCGGGGCCTCGTCGCCGCGCCACGCCATGATGCCGCCGTCGAGCTGGCCGCGCATCAGCGCGGCCGCCTGTTCGGCGGACAGCATCGGCGCGATCGACAGCTTCACGTCCGGACACGCGTCGCGAAACGCCCTCAGCACGTTCGCGACGACCGGCAGCGGCAGGCAGTTCGGCAGCGCGCCGAGGCGCAGTTCGCCGAGCTGGCCGGACGCGCTGCGCAACGCGCGCTCGCGACTGTCCTGCAACGTCGCGAGCAGGCCTGTCGCATCCGTCAGGAAACTCGCGCCGGCCGCCGTCAGCGTGACACCCGTCGCACGGCGGATCAGCAGCGGCGTGCCGATCGCATCCTCGAGCTCGCGGATCTGCCGCGACAGCGCGGGCTGGACGATGCCGGCCGCGCGGGCGCCGGCCATTACGCTGCCGGCTTGCGCGACGGCCACGAAATAACGCAGGTGACGCAGCTCGATCTGGCGCATGCGGTGTCGACTCCCGGTTGTCGATGTTGATTCGTGGATATGCCTGTAAAGCATAGCAGGCGCCATTCGATGGTATTGGAAAGCATGGCGGGCGTGCCGTACGATGATCGACGTTGCCGGCCCTGTTCACGAGCCGTGTGCGCTCCCTTTGTCCCGACCCCGTCCCGCACCATGCCGCTTCATATCCAGACCCCCTATGTCCGCTCACAAATCGCGTCGCGCCGTTTCGGCAAGCACATCCGACTGAAGCTGGACGCGCTGCAGCCGTCCGGTTCGTTCAAATTGCGCGGCATCGGCGCTGTGTGCGAAACGCGGTATGCGGCCGGTGCGCGCCGGTTCGTGTCGTCGTCGGGCGGCAATGCGGGCATCGCGGTCGCGTATTGCGGTCGTGAGCTCGGCGTGCCGGTGCTCGTCGTCGTGCCGGAAACCGCGTCGGCCCGTGCGCGCGAGTTGATCCGCGTGGAGGGCGCGGAGGTGGTCGTACACGGCGCGAGCTGGGCCGAGGCGAACGCGTACGCACTGTCGGCCGTCGGCGCGCAGGACGCGTTCGTGCATCCGTTCGATGATCCCGTGCTGTGGCAGGGACATGCGACGATGATCGACGAGATGGCGGCGGCCGGCCCGAAACCCGGCGCGGTCGTGCTGGCGGTCGGTGGCGGCGGGCTGCTGTGCGGCGTGCTCGAGGGTCTCGCGCGCAACGGCTGGCAGGACGTACCAGTCGTCGCGGTCGGCACGGAAGGCGCCGACAGCTACGCGCGCTCGATCGCGCGGGGGCATCCGCTCGAATTGCCGGCGATCACGAGCATCGCGACGTCGCTCGGCGCAAAGCGGCCGTGCGACGCGGCGGTCGAATGGTCGAAGCGGCATGCGATCTATCCGGTCGTCGTGTCGGATGCGCAGGCGGTGGCTGCGTCGCTGCGGTTCCTGGACGAGCACCGGATCGTCGTCGAGCCGGCGTGCGGCGCGGCGCTGGCCGCGCTCGAACAGCCGGTGCCGGTGCTTGCTGCGGCGTCGGACATCGCGGTGATCGTGTGCGGCGGCGTGACGGCGACGATCGAGCAGTTGCAGGCGTTGAACGCGACGTTGCGGTAACGCGCCGGCGTGCGCGACGCGGCGCAGCCGAACAACGATGCGGGTGGAGACGTAACGGCGGAGTGATCACGCGGCGGGAACGATCGCGCGTGTTTGCGGAATCGGGATGCGTATCGTTCGTCGCGGCAGACTGCATCCGATCGCCGGCCATCTCACGACGCGTATGCGCAACCGAACTTCGCGTGTACGACCATCACGCGGGACGGCGGGAAGGGCGCACATGGCGCGCCGCGCGCGACGGGCGCACGGCGCGCAGAGAGGGGCGCGTGATCAGTTCGCGGACGGCGCGCTGGCACCGGTCGGTGCGGACGAGGCGACGGGATCGGCGGCAGCGGGCGCGGGGGGCTTGTCCGCCGATGCCGGAGCAGCATTCGACGGAGCCGGTGCGGAGGCCGTCGACGCAGGCGCGGCCGACGCAGGCGCGGGGGTTCGAACGGGGGCAGGTGTCGAAGCCGATGTCGACGCAGGCGCGGGCGCCGAAGTCGACGCAGCAGAGGATGCCGGGACCGCGGCTGAACCCGGCGCAGGCGTCGATGCCGGTGCGCCACCCCGCATTGCCCCCGGCGCGACCACGGCCGAGGCCGCAGCAGGCGCGGCAGGCACGGCCGACGCGCCCGAAGCCGGCGCGACGCCGGGCCCCGACAGCGGCACAGGCGCGGCGGGCGGCGTCGGCGCCACCGGCGTCGTCATCTTCATCGGCTCACCTTGCGGCGTCGGCGCGGGTTCGGGCAGCGGCGTAACGGGTTCCTTCTCGGCTGCCTTGACGGTCGCGCGATCGCGGCGGGCCGGATCGATCTTCAGAAAATGTTCGACGAGATTGAAGAAGCGCTCGTAGAACACGCCGGCGGGAATGGTCTCGCTTGCGGTCTTCACGAGCGCGTCGTCGCTCGACCCGATCGGCAGCGACAGCGAGCCGAATACGCTGAGCCCGACGCTCGCCGACGTATTCGACTTCTTCAGCGTGTAGCGGTCCTGCACTGCGTTCACGTACGCGATGCTCGACGAGCCGTCGGCATTCGCGTCCGCGCACACGACGTGAAACTCGATCACGACGTGCATGTCGTTGCTCGGCTGGAAATTCTTGCTGCCGTCGACCGCATCGTTGCGCGACGACGACACCACGTAGCCCTGGCTCAGCAGCGCGCGCCGCGCGGCCTCGCAGGCCGCATCGGATTTCGAGCGGAACGTGTGCGCATA
The sequence above is a segment of the Burkholderia diffusa genome. Coding sequences within it:
- a CDS encoding NAD-dependent epimerase/dehydratase family protein; protein product: MKLLLVGATGLVGRHVLEAALADARVDQVVVLARRPLSPHPKMRALMVDFDHLPEAADWWQADAVICTLGTTMRVAGSQAAFRRVDHDYPLAVARLAHRFGTPTYVLNSALGADPGSRIFYNRVKGEVERALAGIGFASLTCVRPGLIGGSRDEFRFGERMLVFALSVVGPLLPRKWRVNPAPRIARALLDAALEARPGVHVVGSERLA
- a CDS encoding LysR family transcriptional regulator, which codes for MRQIELRHLRYFVAVAQAGSVMAGARAAGIVQPALSRQIRELEDAIGTPLLIRRATGVTLTAAGASFLTDATGLLATLQDSRERALRSASGQLGELRLGALPNCLPLPVVANVLRAFRDACPDVKLSIAPMLSAEQAAALMRGQLDGGIMAWRGDEAPHLSGVRLLSDRFVLAMPAPPGGRFRAPRTLADVAREPFVWFDAQRSAAHHRFLMAQCERAGFTPRIAQVGSDIPTLIGLVAAGMGCAFVPESASPTCPRTVRLVALDELASRFDIEFVFDGAAVPASPVVARFLEAVRDAAGHAE
- a CDS encoding SOS response-associated peptidase family protein, with the translated sequence MCTHYRAPDEDPGISELRIGIGDLFRRDPWEPDVYPDYAAPIACADGDGLAVVSAVFGFWPKFMQPERLDENGRKRKKLDTVNARAETVGSSRLYGNAWRNGQRCLIPVRWIFEPCYETGRNVWHRIGADGWQPCCIAGLWRRYETVGGRECIGMTMLTVNADDHPLFARMHRPGDEKRGVVILRRDDYDEWLHTRDIEAARRMLILLPAGAMIAAPDQASSAGT
- a CDS encoding pyridoxal-phosphate dependent enzyme; translation: MPLHIQTPYVRSQIASRRFGKHIRLKLDALQPSGSFKLRGIGAVCETRYAAGARRFVSSSGGNAGIAVAYCGRELGVPVLVVVPETASARARELIRVEGAEVVVHGASWAEANAYALSAVGAQDAFVHPFDDPVLWQGHATMIDEMAAAGPKPGAVVLAVGGGGLLCGVLEGLARNGWQDVPVVAVGTEGADSYARSIARGHPLELPAITSIATSLGAKRPCDAAVEWSKRHAIYPVVVSDAQAVAASLRFLDEHRIVVEPACGAALAALEQPVPVLAAASDIAVIVCGGVTATIEQLQALNATLR
- a CDS encoding AraC family transcriptional regulator produces the protein MNVWNFARSPASVLLMIAFGRERAIAPAALLKGSQLTLKQLADPDFTVLAAQELTVASNLLALTGDEPGIGLTVGLSYQLSAYGLLGYGLLSSATGMDAVALAGRYLALTYTFVGMTYRRAGRHDAIVFDASPELSAPLQRFFVERAMGATCRVLRDVIGDAFELATFDVGYDVEPGGRQVLGTRVRYGRPGNAITFEHAQLERPLPQANAATAAMCERMCAELVSRRRTRVDFVSFLNEYLATRPFDRPPQLKDIATLLNTSERTLKRRLQEEGACFRDISNAVRKTRAQALLAEGRLSIKEIAEELGFSDMSSFSQAYKRWTGVAPSVSRLAGTPS
- a CDS encoding DUF2242 domain-containing protein, which translates into the protein MHNRFRLFSVSCALAAATVLAACSSPPKPIYQQEQFDATSSPYAHTFRSKSDAACEAARRALLSQGYVVSSSRNDAVDGSKNFQPSNDMHVVIEFHVVCADANADGSSSIAYVNAVQDRYTLKKSNTSASVGLSVFGSLSLPIGSSDDALVKTASETIPAGVFYERFFNLVEHFLKIDPARRDRATVKAAEKEPVTPLPEPAPTPQGEPMKMTTPVAPTPPAAPVPLSGPGVAPASGASAVPAAPAAASAVVAPGAMRGGAPASTPAPGSAAVPASSAASTSAPAPASTSASTPAPVRTPAPASAAPASTASAPAPSNAAPASADKPPAPAAADPVASSAPTGASAPSAN
- a CDS encoding purine-cytosine permease family protein; translated protein: MSTNPSGKAGALIEVRSIDFIPDAERHGGLLSQFTLWLSANMQITAIVTGALAVVLGGDVFWSLVALLLGQLVGGAVMALHGAQGPQLGLPQMISSRVQFGVYGAMIPIVLVCLMYVGFSASGSVLAGQAVAQLLHVDDAAGILLFAAVIVVLTVFGYRAIHFVGRIASVIGIVAFVYMFAQLFANHDVGALLANRHFSLASFLLSMSLSASWQIAFGPYVADYSRYLPRSTSSAATFLAVGLGSVIGAQAAMVFGVFAAALAGSQFAHHEVSYIVGLGSTGAVAALLYFSIAFGKVTVTALNAYGSFMSMATIVSGFRGKRAVSSRSRLVYIFGMICVSTLIALAGRHSFLKEFTAFILFLLAFFTPWSAINLVDYYCFTRSRYDVPALSDPDGRYGRWNMMAITIYVLGILVQLPFMSTHIYTGPLVDALGGTDISWILGLVVPAVLYYVGARASRRSIPERLILPLERGEVHH